A single Antricoccus suffuscus DNA region contains:
- the mtnK gene encoding S-methyl-5-thioribose kinase yields MSAKALTPATVPGYIASRPALRDLVDTESLDVQEVGDGNLNLVFICKDATGRCVVLKQALPYVRLVGPEWPMTEDRARREANTITAHTKVSPRHVCNLIDFDADNHALALEDLTDHEVLRTRLNDGGSHEDIFEQLAQYVADVAMGTSWYGVSEEDFRRAAAAAINPELCNITEDLIFTEPFLGGGRNEFPDSIAPVVDRLQADSEWIAAGMMMRHRFMSTQEAHIHGDLHTGSVFVRGTGAALSVKAFDSEFAFYGPVGFDLGLMWANILAAAVRAAMLGETDRSRRLLDAIGSSWKSFTARMRQNWKNRVTPEKYPDACLELWLAKILDDGLGFAGCEATRRTVGLAKLSDIETVPEDKYPTAATAMLTLGRSLVIDRSTRSFASYLEEMASTLGLHR; encoded by the coding sequence ATCTCTGCCAAGGCACTCACCCCCGCCACCGTCCCCGGCTACATCGCCAGCCGACCTGCCCTGCGCGACCTGGTCGACACCGAGTCCCTCGACGTACAGGAGGTCGGTGACGGCAACCTCAACCTCGTGTTCATCTGCAAAGACGCGACCGGGCGGTGCGTCGTACTCAAACAGGCCCTCCCCTATGTCCGGCTAGTCGGGCCGGAGTGGCCCATGACCGAGGACCGGGCGCGGCGCGAGGCTAACACGATCACCGCGCACACCAAGGTCTCTCCCCGCCACGTGTGCAACCTGATCGACTTCGACGCCGACAATCACGCCCTCGCGCTCGAGGACCTCACCGACCATGAAGTACTGCGCACTCGGCTCAACGACGGCGGTTCACACGAGGACATCTTCGAACAACTGGCCCAGTATGTAGCCGATGTAGCGATGGGCACGTCGTGGTACGGCGTATCGGAGGAAGACTTCCGGCGGGCAGCGGCCGCTGCCATCAACCCTGAGCTGTGCAACATCACCGAGGACCTGATCTTCACCGAACCCTTCCTGGGCGGCGGCCGCAACGAATTCCCAGACTCGATCGCACCGGTCGTCGACCGATTGCAAGCCGACTCCGAGTGGATAGCGGCGGGCATGATGATGCGGCACCGGTTCATGAGCACTCAAGAGGCCCACATCCACGGCGATCTACACACCGGCAGCGTCTTCGTGCGTGGCACCGGTGCGGCCCTGTCCGTCAAGGCCTTCGACTCGGAGTTCGCCTTCTACGGACCGGTCGGCTTCGACCTCGGGCTCATGTGGGCCAACATCCTCGCCGCCGCGGTCCGCGCCGCCATGCTTGGCGAGACTGATCGGTCCCGTCGCCTTCTAGACGCGATCGGGTCAAGCTGGAAGAGCTTCACGGCACGGATGCGCCAGAACTGGAAAAACCGAGTCACACCCGAGAAGTATCCGGACGCCTGCCTGGAACTGTGGCTGGCAAAGATCCTCGACGACGGCCTCGGCTTCGCCGGCTGCGAGGCCACTCGGCGTACCGTCGGCCTGGCCAAGCTCAGCGACATCGAGACGGTTCCCGAGGACAAGTACCCGACCGCCGCGACCGCGATGCTTACCCTCGGCCGCAGCCTCGTCATCGATCGGTCGACCCGCTCATTCGCCAGCTACCTCGAAGAGATGGCCAGCACCCTTGGACTTCATCGATGA
- a CDS encoding class II aldolase/adducin family protein, translating into MTLRAKVWTSAFEDMRRVGAHAVSVGLALASGGNLSVRRPGSSEFVVTGRGTFLDRLGPESFALMNLDGDVLDGTEPSSEWKLHQRTYRARPEINAIVHLHPAHVVLLDALGKRIRLLTLDHVSYLPVINRIPFYPNGSDELADAAAGASIDCDCIVLGNHGCSTLSTTVEDAFRKALNLESAATATYRMLLLGDETTEFPRHLRATAIHG; encoded by the coding sequence ATGACGCTGCGCGCAAAGGTGTGGACGTCGGCGTTCGAAGACATGCGCCGGGTGGGCGCGCACGCGGTTTCGGTGGGGCTTGCGCTGGCCAGCGGCGGCAACCTGTCGGTACGCCGACCAGGATCCTCGGAGTTCGTCGTCACCGGACGGGGCACGTTTCTGGACCGGCTGGGCCCAGAGTCATTCGCCCTGATGAACCTCGACGGCGACGTACTCGACGGCACTGAGCCCTCCAGCGAGTGGAAGCTACATCAGCGGACGTACCGCGCCCGACCGGAGATCAACGCGATCGTGCATCTGCACCCGGCACACGTCGTACTGCTCGACGCGCTCGGAAAACGGATCCGCCTGCTCACCCTCGACCACGTCTCATATCTGCCGGTAATCAACCGGATCCCCTTCTATCCCAACGGATCCGACGAACTAGCCGACGCGGCGGCCGGGGCGTCGATCGACTGTGACTGCATCGTGCTCGGCAACCACGGCTGCTCGACGCTGAGCACGACAGTCGAGGACGCCTTCCGCAAAGCACTCAACCTGGAGAGCGCGGCCACGGCGACGTACCGGATGCTGCTGCTCGGCGACGAGACGACCGAGTTTCCGCGGCACCTGCGGGCCACCGCGATCCACGGGTAG
- a CDS encoding sugar ABC transporter ATP-binding protein, which yields MTPVLAVDNVSKSFGPNQVLRGVSFQVERGEIYALMGANGAGKSTLIKVLCGAHQSDAGTISINGEHVDLSSPLLAQRHGIGTVHQNPNDGVVLDMTVAENLALDTLTDTRSRPGFSRRRTETNAREVAATLGMKLTRDTLRSPVRDLGVSERQLLVLARTISRRPEILILDEPTSALSAEEITRLFDIVRSLASDGMTVLFVTHKLSEIDEISGHVGVLRDGAMQGEYEKTTSGSYDWPVVLKALFDRTPSEMKREEITGDQTVLAVRGAQVFAESPPFDMEIRSGEVTALLGLLGSGKTELLEWVFGAGSILAGIRELDGNAFTPAHPQDAIDQGVYLVPESRHEQAIVPGWAISSLMTLPFTKKFSSSLLMRRRLEQDATRSMMSTIGVVAQGPSSEIETLSGGNQQKTVIGRWLLGSPRVLLLDEPFRGVDINARHDIGATVRGLVDRAAVLVATSDIDEAFEVADRIIVFSQGRVALDTRLSDADRDVIIEAMSHRPSDMLADGEAVTIPSADQPGETTP from the coding sequence CAAGTCCACCCTGATCAAGGTCTTGTGCGGCGCTCACCAGTCCGACGCCGGAACGATCTCGATCAACGGCGAGCACGTCGACCTGAGCAGTCCCCTGCTCGCCCAGCGCCACGGCATCGGCACCGTTCACCAAAATCCCAACGACGGCGTCGTACTCGACATGACGGTCGCCGAAAACCTAGCGCTCGACACCCTGACCGACACGCGCTCGCGCCCCGGCTTTAGCCGCCGCCGCACCGAGACGAACGCCCGCGAGGTCGCGGCGACACTCGGCATGAAACTGACCCGCGACACGCTGCGCTCTCCCGTACGCGACCTGGGCGTGTCCGAGCGGCAGCTGCTCGTGCTCGCCCGCACGATCTCCCGCCGTCCGGAGATCTTGATTCTCGACGAGCCGACTTCTGCGCTATCTGCCGAAGAGATCACCCGACTGTTCGACATCGTGCGGTCTCTCGCCTCGGACGGTATGACGGTCCTGTTCGTCACCCACAAACTGTCGGAAATAGACGAGATCTCTGGCCACGTTGGCGTTCTACGCGACGGCGCCATGCAAGGCGAATACGAGAAGACCACTAGCGGCAGCTACGACTGGCCCGTCGTACTCAAGGCACTGTTCGACCGCACGCCCTCGGAGATGAAACGCGAGGAGATCACCGGCGACCAGACCGTGCTGGCGGTCCGCGGAGCGCAAGTCTTCGCCGAGTCCCCGCCGTTCGACATGGAGATTCGGTCCGGCGAAGTCACCGCCCTATTGGGGCTACTGGGCAGCGGCAAAACCGAGCTGCTGGAATGGGTCTTCGGCGCTGGCAGCATTTTGGCCGGCATCCGCGAACTAGACGGAAATGCGTTTACGCCGGCTCACCCGCAAGACGCGATCGACCAGGGCGTCTACCTCGTCCCAGAGTCGCGTCACGAACAGGCCATCGTGCCGGGCTGGGCAATCAGCTCGCTGATGACATTGCCGTTCACCAAGAAGTTTTCATCAAGCCTGCTGATGCGCCGTCGCCTCGAGCAAGACGCGACCCGCTCGATGATGAGCACCATCGGCGTCGTCGCGCAGGGTCCGTCGAGCGAGATCGAGACCCTATCCGGTGGCAACCAGCAAAAGACGGTGATCGGCAGATGGCTGCTCGGGTCCCCGCGAGTCCTGCTGTTGGACGAACCATTCCGCGGCGTTGACATCAACGCCCGTCATGACATCGGCGCGACCGTTCGCGGTCTCGTCGACCGTGCCGCCGTACTCGTCGCAACCTCAGACATCGACGAGGCGTTCGAGGTCGCAGACCGAATCATCGTGTTCAGCCAGGGCCGCGTCGCCTTGGACACCCGCCTGAGCGATGCCGACCGCGACGTCATCATCGAGGCCATGAGCCATCGGCCCAGCGACATGCTTGCCGACGGCGAAGCCGTCACCATCCCGTCAGCCGATCAACCCGGGGAGACCACGCCGTGA
- a CDS encoding ABC transporter permease has protein sequence MTVDATPDNKPDVAAEARTPFSLINFLVRYGVLLIFAILLITFWTTVPGFGSANNIISIFQAQAVAGIAALGMTLAAVVGDLDLSVGATAGLSVTVAAMTMISFNLTGGTAIIFCILAGVVVGSVNAILIVVLKIPDLLATLGMMFTVQGLKKWLTDGQTLTTGMRLPSGRVVKGKFTNSFAAIDGNNVLGVPISVWIFVIIGILVWVFLEKTRYGRVFYAVGGNPEAARLAGARVSRYRFGAYLMSGVLAAIAGIILASRLRQGDVTAGDSALLDAVAMTLIGYAVLGAKKPNALGTFVGALFIGTILQGLTQIGLSYYTQDLIKGLVLVFALLMSFSLRRREKRPQNA, from the coding sequence GTGACCGTCGACGCCACTCCAGACAACAAGCCTGACGTCGCTGCCGAAGCGCGTACGCCGTTCTCACTGATCAACTTCCTGGTCCGGTACGGCGTCCTGCTGATCTTCGCGATCCTTCTGATCACGTTCTGGACGACCGTGCCCGGATTTGGCAGCGCGAACAACATCATCTCGATCTTCCAGGCCCAAGCGGTCGCGGGAATCGCCGCCCTGGGCATGACTCTCGCGGCGGTCGTAGGAGACCTCGACCTCTCCGTGGGCGCCACGGCCGGGCTGTCGGTGACCGTCGCGGCGATGACGATGATCTCGTTCAACCTCACCGGCGGCACCGCGATCATCTTCTGCATCCTCGCCGGCGTCGTCGTCGGCTCGGTCAACGCCATCCTGATCGTCGTACTGAAGATTCCGGATTTGCTTGCCACGCTCGGCATGATGTTTACCGTTCAGGGTCTGAAGAAATGGCTCACCGACGGGCAGACGTTGACGACTGGCATGCGGTTGCCAAGCGGCCGCGTAGTCAAAGGCAAATTCACCAACAGCTTCGCCGCGATTGACGGCAACAACGTGCTCGGTGTCCCCATTTCGGTCTGGATCTTCGTGATCATCGGGATCCTGGTGTGGGTATTCCTGGAAAAAACCCGCTACGGTCGCGTCTTCTACGCCGTCGGCGGGAATCCCGAGGCCGCCCGCCTCGCCGGCGCGCGGGTCAGCCGCTACCGGTTCGGCGCCTACCTGATGTCCGGCGTACTGGCGGCCATTGCAGGCATCATCCTCGCCTCACGACTCCGGCAAGGCGACGTGACCGCAGGCGACTCCGCACTGCTCGATGCGGTCGCCATGACACTCATTGGGTACGCCGTACTCGGGGCCAAAAAACCCAACGCCCTCGGCACCTTTGTCGGCGCGCTGTTCATCGGAACCATCCTGCAGGGCCTGACCCAGATCGGGTTGAGCTACTACACCCAGGACCTGATCAAGGGTCTTGTCCTCGTCTTCGCGCTACTCATGTCCTTCTCCCTGCGCCGGCGCGAAAAGCGCCCGCAGAACGCATAG
- a CDS encoding dienelactone hydrolase family protein codes for MAEVLLFHHVQGLTSGVRAFADQLRSAGHTVHTPDLYDGRLFDDLDAGMAHVRQIGFETVIDRGVQEAQTLPEQIVYAGFSLGVLPAQKLAQTRSGALGALLFEACVPASEFGGPWPAGVPVQIHGMDADESFAGEGDIDAARALVADAEDAELFLYAGDRHLFTDRSLPSYDDQAARLVIERTLRFLARI; via the coding sequence ATGGCCGAAGTATTACTGTTCCACCACGTTCAAGGGCTGACGAGTGGTGTGCGCGCCTTCGCGGACCAACTGCGTTCAGCGGGGCATACCGTGCATACTCCGGACCTGTACGACGGGCGACTGTTCGACGACCTCGATGCAGGCATGGCGCACGTACGCCAAATCGGCTTCGAGACGGTCATCGACCGTGGGGTTCAAGAAGCGCAGACCCTGCCGGAGCAGATCGTCTATGCGGGATTCTCGCTCGGCGTACTCCCGGCGCAAAAGTTGGCACAGACCCGGTCCGGCGCGCTGGGTGCGCTGCTGTTTGAGGCCTGCGTGCCGGCCTCTGAGTTCGGTGGACCGTGGCCGGCGGGCGTACCGGTGCAGATCCACGGAATGGACGCCGATGAGTCGTTCGCGGGGGAGGGCGACATCGATGCCGCCCGAGCGCTAGTCGCAGACGCCGAAGATGCCGAACTCTTCTTGTACGCCGGGGATCGGCATCTTTTCACCGACAGGAGTCTGCCGTCGTACGACGATCAGGCGGCGCGGCTGGTGATCGAGCGCACGCTTCGTTTCCTGGCCCGCATCTGA